The DNA segment AAGGCACGAGACAGAATCCCAGGGGCAGGATGATGGTAAAAGGAAGAGCTGGGGCACTAGCTGAGAAAAAGCAGTTAGGTTTAGACAAGCAGGGCGAGCAGAGCAGAGGAGCTCTGATGTGTGGGAGACCAGGAGAAACCTCAGATCGCTCTCTGGGCAAGAGAGTTGTTTTTGGTGAAATTCTCCCCTTTCAACTGAGAAAGAGAATCTTGAGAGGTCATCTGTTAAACAGAACACATAAACTTCGCTCTCAAAGCAGCCTCCATGAAGTGTCTGCCATGAAGATGCGGCTGAGATTCTCGAAGGCTTCACTAACTGTGGCTAAAAGTCACCTGGCTGGCGGTTTGGTCTGAAAAAGCCAAGTGGGCACAGGAGGGGGCATCAGGCACACAGTTGGAGACCAAGACCCGAGGGAAAGACTCTGCTGTTAGCCGTGCACTGCCAGGGGAGGAGCTCTGAGGGCCCTGCCCACACAGTGCCCCTGACCCTAGCTGGGGCCCTGCAGAGAAAAACCTTTCCCATCACCTGAACACTTACGTATGTCCATTCTCAACTGGGAAGACAGATGACAACCGACGCTTCTTTCATCTGCTTCTGGTTAGCTCACACAGTATGACTTTATACAcgaaaataactttgaaaaccAAAACATCCAACAAAACCTGGGGGCTTCTAGAACTGAGCCAAGGAGCCTGAGCCGCTAACCTACGAGACTGGCCCGTGTCCAGACAGCTCCCCACCGCAGCACCCACCATGTGCAACCCCTGGGAGGGTGGGGGTTACCTGCACGGAGCAGGCAGCTGAGCGGTGGGTGGAGTCTGGGGAGGACGTCTGAGGATGCAATAGCAAAGAACTGGGGAGTAGGGGAAGAATGCCAGTGAAAGTTCCCTGGAAGGGAAGGGCTGTCCTACGGCAGACCCTGGAACGGGTGGCCCTGAGCAGTCCAAGGACACTGGGAAGACAGCGACAGTGAGAAAGGCCCCAGGGGGCTCAAGACACAGGAGGCCGCTGGTGGTCAGAGGGTGTGGTCTCTGCCATGCACAGGCCGGACTGCAGGCTTCGAAGGCAGGCACCACAGAAGGAACAAGGCACACCAGACCTTGGTTCTGAGCTGGACGGATGGCAGGAGCCAGTGGCTGAGAAGGGCTCGCAGGCCAGGTGGGTCCAGGtgggagaaacagaaaatggGACACTTATGGCAGGCAGGGTCCACCCAAATGACCTCAGAGAAGAGGCACATCGCCAGGCTAGGGCACAAGGGAAGAGGATACTGGAGACACAGCCTCACCTGCCGGaaccacaaacacacaaaacccaAAGGAACTGGCCAAATCAAACCCACAGTCAAGTCCCGTCCACCTGTGGGTGAGCCGTGGTACTGAGTTAAAAAAGTCGCATCCTTCAGATCCTGGCTGTGGACACACAGAGAAGCTGTGCTGGGTAATCCAACCCTTAATGCCAACAAAGGTACCCGCTCATACtgacccaccccaccccactgtcTCTAGAGAAAAGGATACACGCAGACTAAAACTCTAGCTGACATGATTTGCACAAATTAAGCTGCGGAACAAGGTGCAGAAGTTTTAACACTGAGCACTGAGAGGATCTGCAGGGCACCCCTCGCACCTGTGAGAATACTATGCTCGTGGCTCTCCCAGGCCACTCTTGCTCTTTCCCTACCAGGAATCCAGAAATAGACAGGAAGTCATTCGCTTTAGATCACTTTTGCCTTACAACAGCTATTTTCTGAGTGTCAGATGAAGAGATTAGAAATGAAGGTTTGACAAAGATGAATCAAGTGTAGTAAGTGAGGATTTGTAGAAAAGCCTCTGAATGCATTCTAATGGAAAGTGTGTGAAACTTCTGCAAGAGCATCTTCTGCTCCACCTTGATGCATCTCACACAGGAACACGTTCTTGATATAGATGCTGACTTTACAGGAAGGAAAAGCATTTGGGAGAAAGCTCGGAAAATGATCACGTATGTAAGAATTCGGTTGAGATTCACTAAATGTGGCACAAAGGTTCCTACCATAAAAAGCCTCTGTCCAAAGAGCAGTCACTCACAAAAAACACcacattcaaccaacagaaacgCACCTTCCTCTCTTCTGAGTTGGGCTGTGAAGAGCTGCCCTGGTCTCCCGGTCTGACGGTGTTGCCCACCCCATCTGAGGCACCCCGGGAACTGGCCCGGCATCCGGAGTCCTGGGGGTCTGATAGCCTGGGTCTTTTTGCAGGGAACTGATGGTCCCTCCTTGTGGCACGAGCAACACATGTAGATGAATGAGCCTCAATTGCAGTTGAGCCCAGTAGACTTTTTCTGCACCCCAGGGGGGATGATGGCAACTTCTGGAAGCCCTTGAAGTGAGGGTCTGgatttaattttcctaagaagccTTCTGTTTGATATCGAACTTCCATACTTGCTTTATCTGTAGACACTCCAATACATAAAGGCGCCTTCATCTGCCCAGATTTGAGGCAATACTTTTGATGAAGCTTGTCAAATTCTTCTTTAATTTCATCATAACGATTCCTTCCGTGGCCTAGCACTTCTTTATCTGGGACTGGAGTTTTGCTGGGTGACACTGACTTTCTAAATATTCCAGAACTGCTTCCTTGAACGTGAAGGTCAGATGTCTGCTGCGGGCGAGCTGGGCTGTGCGTGGGGTTGGCCTTTGGAAGTGATGAAGAGGAATCACTCTTGGGCAGGCACCTACCTGCTTCCAGAGATCTTTTGCCCAGGTTTTCAAAAGCCTCACTTAaactttttgcttttgctttgctgGAAGGTAAACTCAGCCTGCGGGTTTCTAAGCCCCGAAGGCCACCAGGACTCGCAGGACCCCCTCTGTACATGTTCATGGCCCAGGAGCCTGGGAGGCCCATCCGGTGAGGCTGGTTCCTGGGACTCAGGCAATATTCCCGATGAAGCTGATCAAATCGGATTTCAATCTCCCTCTGACGGTTCTCTCCATGGTCCTGTTGTATTGTTGGTCTGGAAACTATTTTTACAGgagaaattaaccattttaatgtCCTAAATCTATTTTCCTGATCAAGATTATACGTTGCACCGGAGTCAAAATAAATCAAGGAAGAATACTTCGAGGGTGTCACTTTCAGCTCCTTCCAACTTGGATCTAACTTATGGATTTGGGGTTTGTTGACTTCAAGAAAAGCTTTTTCCAATTTTAAACCTGTCTTATGGCAAGAAACATCCAATACGTTCTTGCAATCTCTTAATGCTCCTGTCTCTTTCACAGGCTCAGAGCAGGGTACGAAGTTCTCCTTGGAGCTCCTCTGAGAGCGTCTGGCTCCTTTGCAATATGTTTTGTTCATCCTGCTCTTACATCTGTGCCTCCTCCTGGAGTTCCAGTTTTGCATGATGAACGTTTTGGTGGAGATGATGCTTGACGGCTTTGTGCTCAACAGCCGGCTCATGGAGTGCAGCATCCCTGCGTACAGGTCACTGATGGTCACATTGCAAATGTCATCGTCTTCAAAGAGCTGGCTGTTTAAGAAGCTGCTGCTACTGGTCTCTTGTAGGGAGAGGCTGTCATTTCTAGGTACTAAGGCCATGTCTGTGGAGGAAGGATGCAAAGGATCCCAATCTCTGGGAGATGAAGCTAGTTTCGCTGGGTCACCAGGACTCTTTCCGGAGACACGACTGCAGTATCCTGGGAGAAAAGATACACATAAAGTAAAGGTGTGTTACCATTCTAAACCATCCATGTGCACAGATGACAGAACTTAAGATTGGATCAGGACTATGTTTTTTTaagcaatagcaaaaacaaaaacaccgcAAATGTGTAGGAATAGACTCTTCTCAGAGATATTTTTTGCTATCAAAATTTGATTTCTACTCTCCATCGTACATTTCCCAAAGGTGTCTTCCTTTCCCTCTGGCCTGTTTAGAAGATGGATGCCTTTTCAAAAGCAAATTTGAAACTGAAAAATGACAACACTGTTTACCTACAGGGATGGGAAGCGGTGTAAGACTTCTAAACAAACCTCTTCATATAGCTTTGACTTTTGCATCATGTAAATgtttcctatatttttaaaaaaaataaaccaacgGTGATGGGAAAAAACCATAAAATCgaacacaaacagaaaaaaaaatctgtatgttAAATTGATaactcaaagagaaaagaaagagtccAAATACTCTGAATGTCTGCCTCTTAAAGAGATATTGTCTAAGGATAGAAAGAGCTGCTTGGAAATTTTCAAGCTTATTTAGTAGATGGTTGTGAAGAGTGGTAGCAGGTGCTGCAATGCTAGAGTTATTTTATGCTGTACAATTGACCAGATGAGCACCTGCTAAGTCATTGCAGCTGGTGAGAACTGGGAGAGGCAGATATGGCATCAGGGCAGGGGTGAAGAAGTGCTCAAAAACGCATGGCGCTGCACTACACGACACAAAAGCCAGCCTGAAAGGGGCTCCCTGACAGCTAAATCTGGGGTTATTTGAGCGTCAAATTGAATACTGGCAATGGATTATAACATGTGAATCAAAGAACAAAAAGACTCCATGAATTCCTACtgatcctaaaaaataaaaataaaataaatcaaagcatGAGAGGGAACTacaggaagcaaaaaaaaaaccagaggggAGATAGCTCTTTTGAACAGAATAATGCCAACTGACGTGTGCCAAGGAATGGCAGAGACAGAAACAACCTGGGCAGGGACCCCCACCCAGGCGATCCGCATTGCTGGCTTCTAAATCACTGGGTGAGAAGTTTTTAGAGAAAAGGTTCCTAGGAGATCTCAAAGAATCACACACAGATGACTCCAAGGAAAAAGGGCCTGTTGCAATGAGAAACATTGAATTAAGGTCTTACCTTAACTCAATGACCAGCCTCAAAAGTCACCAAGAATGGGACAGACGGACCAAATGTTCTGAGAGGACAGGTCATCCTTGTAGTAATTTtgccaaaaatgtttaacatgAACCTAACCACAAGGAAGCAATCAGGTCCAAATTCAGGGACATTCTGCAAAACTACTGGCCTGGGCTATTCAAGAAAGGCACTCACATGAAAGGTGGCCACGAGGGAGAAAAGGCCAAGGAGCCACTCTTGATGGAGGGAGACTAAATGCAACGGTGGTACCAGCCTGAGTGGGTCTGGAAATGGTCAGGCAAACCAGAAAGGCTGCAAAGGACATCATTGGCACAACAGGTAAAACTGTACTGCATCCATGTTCAATTTCTGGCATGTGTTAAGCGTACTGTAGTCATAAAGGAGAATTAGCCGACTTTTGGAGGTATGTGTGAGGCATTTAGGGATAAATGCATAcacaaatgcaaataaatacacactgtgtgtgcatgtgtgtgtgggggggtgatAACGCAAATATGACAACATATTGTGAAGCAAGTGAAGGGTGTTCACTGTACTAGTCCTGTGCTTCTGGAGATGCAAAACTTTTCAAGCTAGTAAATTGGAATAAAGAGCAGACGTGCAGAGAATAAACAGCTCATTTTAAAACATCTCAATCTTCCAGTGAAATCCAAGTGTATCTCTAACAATTTATGTTGATGAAACACACCAGGAAATGATGGCGTGGCCAGTGTGAGTAGCTCTGAGGGGCCACGCAGCTCCAGCAAAAGTGAAGGACACACGCACGGTTCACACAGTTTCTGTGTCACACTCACCAGGGGCAGGCATGGCAGGTGAGGTCAGTGAAGGGAACGGAGTCACACGTGCATCCTTTCCAGCTCTGTCACCTGCACACTGAAATCAGAGCCAGTGGTTACAAGAAAAAAGTTGCCAGGTGTCAACTGGGTGCAAGGAGCTGGGTTCTTCCGACAATGTGGACTGTGCATCTTAGCACAGCCGTGTCGATGAGCGTGTGAATGTGGTGACAGTGGCCAGCTAGGCTTCGGGCAGTGGGAAGAAAAAATGTCCTACTAAGATCTGGATACTTGATGTGGTCTCCAGGATAGCTTCCAGCCACAGTCACCACTCATCTGCCAGTAACTTCTTACCCCAGGGGCACTGGTAGCTTTCTTTGTCTAGCATTATACTCAGACCACAAGAACACCTAGGGGCCAGCTGGATGGTGGACAAAGAAGACCCAATAGATCCATTCGTTCCTAACCCTAATCTGTTCCCTGGATCAACACAGCAACCAAGAGGACACCATTTGCTGCCTTGGGTTAAAGGAAAAAGCATTTCAGGTACATCCACTAAGTCGGTGGTCCTCAAATACAGGCTTTCCACTGGTCAGCAGCACAGTAAGAAAACACATACACCCCTGTGAGATTGCTgcctttttttggagatgaattTTTATTCTGCAATGTGTACTTCCTAGGTATTTGGTGTTGCAATGTCCTTTATTCTATGGCAGAGGGCACTGACCGTAAGAGAGGGGTTGGCAGGTGAGTGTGCCCACCTCTCATGCCATCACCCCGCCCCCCACCCAGCATGACCCCTCAGCAGGCGGGACAGGTGCCAAGGGTCAGCCTCCTCACCTTGCAGCTGATTCTAGCCTGATCACACCAGGGAATGTGGGGACTATTGCTTCCGTAACTATGCAGCTTCAAATCCCGGTCCAGAGGTCGGGGCTGCTCTTAAGAGTCCCATGTGTGGccccaatagattttttttttttttttttttttttttgagatagagtcttgctctatcaccctggctggagcacagtggcacaatctcagctcactgcaacctctgcctcctgggttcaagcaattatcctgcctcagcctcccaagtagctgggattacaagcacctgccatcacacccagctaatttttctatttttagtagaggtgaggtttcaccatgttggccaggctggtctcaaactcctgacctcaagtgacccacctgttttggcctcccaaagtgctgggattacagacatgagccaccatgcctggctgccccaCTAGATTTTTCTCTGAGTCGCCCCAGAACAGTGGGCAAAGCGCCCCCGCCAGGACTCCCACCTTCCTGATGGCGCTGCCCTGGGGGACCTGGAGTGTTTATTCAAGAAGAGCAAGTATGTCAGCACGTGAATACAACAATTTGGAAATCATTACTTCAAATGCTCTTTACGGGTTctgtagaaaaaacaaaaagcataataACACCATAcctcaatgtatttattttatgatctaattatataaaaacaaacaactggGAAACAGATTACCTCAAAATACTCTGCACCTTGTAGCAGTATATCCACTTGTGTCAAGTATTTCCTTCTTAAGTCATTTTTCAAAGGGCTCTGAGGCACTGCAGGCTGATCAAAAAAGAGAAGTCAGAATTTTTAAGAGCTTCTGAGTATAGCTGACCTTTTGGATTCCAGAACAAACTGGCAAGCTCATTAATGTACAAATCTTTACATGATGCTACTCAAAGTCACTTTCACCTCCATGATGTTATTCAAAGTCACTTTTTCACCTCCTGCTATGTTAATAACCCAAAAGaatgtaaaaagacaaaaaaaattaaaaccacgtCTAGAGAAGTTTATGACAGCATTGctagaccaggaaaaaaaaaaaatctgaatattcaTAGGTGAGTTCAGGACTCAACTACTGGTAATAACTTCAAACTGGTAAGTTTATAAGAAATTCAGTgctcctggctgggtgtggtgggtcatgcctgtaatctcagcactttaggaggctgaggcaggtggatcacttgaggccaggagttcgagaccagcctggccaacatggtgaaactccatctccactaaaatacaaaaattagctgggcatggtggcgggcgcctgtagtcccagctatttgggaggctgaggcaggagaatcacttgaacccaggaagtagaggttgcagtgagctgagatcgccccaccgcactccagcctgggtgacagagtgagactcccatctcaaaaaaaccaaaaacaaaaacagaaattcagTGCTCCAGCTCAGCAGCTCCCCTACCCCTCCCCTGCTAGACACTGGAAATAGAGGGCATCACCCTCTGTCCTCTGCTGAGTGGGGCTGGCACTTTGGTTCTTGACTCTTGGCACCACCCACTTCCCCTTTGTTCCAATCTCTACAAAATCTCTCAGTTTCTTCCCCAGGATCACGGCCTTTTTCTTCTTAGTCACTGAAAGTCACACATGGGTGCGTGGGAAACCCTCTGCACAAAAGTAGCAATTTTAAAGGAAAACCATGCACCAGGTATCCTAgcaggtgacagagtgtgacacGGGGGCCAGGAAAGATGCTGAAGCCGGTTACGCTCTGTGTAAATTCTCATCTATATCAACAAAGGAGGATAAGAGG comes from the Symphalangus syndactylus isolate Jambi chromosome 8, NHGRI_mSymSyn1-v2.1_pri, whole genome shotgun sequence genome and includes:
- the HJURP gene encoding Holliday junction recognition protein isoform X3, producing the protein MPGPLRAMEGEDVEDDQLLQKLRASRRRFQRRMQRLIEKYNQPFEDTPVVQMATLTYETPQGLRIWGGRLIKERNGEIQPAVPQSPLKNDLRRKYLTQVDILLQGAEYFECAGDRAGKDARVTPFPSLTSPAMPAPGYCSRVSGKSPGDPAKLASSPRDWDPLHPSSTDMALVPRNDSLSLQETSSSSFLNSQLFEDDDICNVTISDLYAGMLHSMSRLLSTKPSSIISTKTFIMQNWNSRRRHRCKSRMNKTYCKGARRSQRSSKENFVPCSEPVKETGALRDCKNVLDVSCHKTGLKLEKAFLEVNKPQIHKLDPSWKELKVTPSKYSSLIYFDSGATYNLDQENRFRTLKWLISPVKIVSRPTIQQDHGENRQREIEIRFDQLHREYCLSPRNQPHRMGLPGSWAMNMYRGGPASPGGLRGLETRRLSLPSSKAKAKSLSEAFENLGKRSLEAGRCLPKSDSSSSLPKANPTHSPARPQQTSDLHVQGSSSGIFRKSVSPSKTPVPDKEVLGHGRNRYDEIKEEFDKLHQKYCLKSGQMKAPLCIGVSTDKASMEVRYQTEGFLGKLNPDPHFKGFQKLPSSPLGCRKSLLGSTAIEAHSSTCVARATRRDHQFPAKRPRLSDPQDSGCRASSRGASDGVGNTVRPGDQGSSSQPNSEERKVRFCWGENTSYRMEEKSDFMLEKFKTKSA
- the HJURP gene encoding Holliday junction recognition protein isoform X1, translated to MPGPLRAMEGEDVEDDQLLQKLRASRRRFQRRMQRLIEKYNQPFEDTPVVQMATLTYETPQGLRIWGGRLIKERNGEIQDSSVKPADRTDGSVQAAAWGPELPSHRTVLGADSKRREVYATLDQEESVAWALAPAVPQSPLKNDLRRKYLTQVDILLQGAEYFECAGDRAGKDARVTPFPSLTSPAMPAPGYCSRVSGKSPGDPAKLASSPRDWDPLHPSSTDMALVPRNDSLSLQETSSSSFLNSQLFEDDDICNVTISDLYAGMLHSMSRLLSTKPSSIISTKTFIMQNWNSRRRHRCKSRMNKTYCKGARRSQRSSKENFVPCSEPVKETGALRDCKNVLDVSCHKTGLKLEKAFLEVNKPQIHKLDPSWKELKVTPSKYSSLIYFDSGATYNLDQENRFRTLKWLISPVKIVSRPTIQQDHGENRQREIEIRFDQLHREYCLSPRNQPHRMGLPGSWAMNMYRGGPASPGGLRGLETRRLSLPSSKAKAKSLSEAFENLGKRSLEAGRCLPKSDSSSSLPKANPTHSPARPQQTSDLHVQGSSSGIFRKSVSPSKTPVPDKEVLGHGRNRYDEIKEEFDKLHQKYCLKSGQMKAPLCIGVSTDKASMEVRYQTEGFLGKLNPDPHFKGFQKLPSSPLGCRKSLLGSTAIEAHSSTCVARATRRDHQFPAKRPRLSDPQDSGCRASSRGASDGVGNTVRPGDQGSSSQPNSEERKVRFCWGENTSYRMEEKSDFMLEKFKTKSA
- the HJURP gene encoding Holliday junction recognition protein isoform X4, with amino-acid sequence MPGPLRAMEGEDVEDDQLLQKLRASRRRFQRRMQRLIEKYNQPFEDTPVVQMATLTYETPQGLRIWGGRLIKERNGEIQCAGDRAGKDARVTPFPSLTSPAMPAPGYCSRVSGKSPGDPAKLASSPRDWDPLHPSSTDMALVPRNDSLSLQETSSSSFLNSQLFEDDDICNVTISDLYAGMLHSMSRLLSTKPSSIISTKTFIMQNWNSRRRHRCKSRMNKTYCKGARRSQRSSKENFVPCSEPVKETGALRDCKNVLDVSCHKTGLKLEKAFLEVNKPQIHKLDPSWKELKVTPSKYSSLIYFDSGATYNLDQENRFRTLKWLISPVKIVSRPTIQQDHGENRQREIEIRFDQLHREYCLSPRNQPHRMGLPGSWAMNMYRGGPASPGGLRGLETRRLSLPSSKAKAKSLSEAFENLGKRSLEAGRCLPKSDSSSSLPKANPTHSPARPQQTSDLHVQGSSSGIFRKSVSPSKTPVPDKEVLGHGRNRYDEIKEEFDKLHQKYCLKSGQMKAPLCIGVSTDKASMEVRYQTEGFLGKLNPDPHFKGFQKLPSSPLGCRKSLLGSTAIEAHSSTCVARATRRDHQFPAKRPRLSDPQDSGCRASSRGASDGVGNTVRPGDQGSSSQPNSEERKVRFCWGENTSYRMEEKSDFMLEKFKTKSA
- the HJURP gene encoding Holliday junction recognition protein isoform X2, which translates into the protein MPGPLRAMEGEDVEDDQLLQKLRASRRRFQRRMQRLIEKYNQPFEDTPVVQMATLTYETPQGLRIWGGRLIKERNGEIQDSSVKPADRTDGSVQAAAWGPELPSHRTVLGADSKRREVYATLDQEESVAWALAPAVPQSPLKNDLRRKYLTQVDILLQGAEYFECAGDRAGKDARVTPFPSLTSPAMPAPGYCSRVSGKSPGDPAKLASSPRDWDPLHPSSTDMALVPRNDSLSLQETSSSSFLNSQLFEDDDICNVTISDLYAGMLHSMSRLLSTKPSSIISTKTFIMQNWNSRRRHRCKSRMNKTYCKGARRSQRSSKENFVPCSEPVKETGALRDCKNVLDVSCHKTGLKLEKAFLEVNKPQIHKLDPSWKELKVTPSKYSSLIYFDSGATYNLDQENRFRTLKWLISPVKIVSRPTIQQDHGENRQREIEIRFDQLHREYCLSPRNQPHRMGLPGSWAMNMYRGGPASPGGLRGLETRRLSLPSSKAKAKSLSEAFENLGKRSLEAGRCLPKSDSSSSLPKANPTHSPARPQQTSDLHVQGSSSGIFRKSVSPSKTPVPDKEVLGHGRNRYDEIKEEFDKLHQKYCLKSGQMKAPLCIGVSTDKASMEVRYQTEGFLGKLNPDPHFKGFQKLPSSPLGCRKSLLGSTAIEAHSSTCVARATRRDHQFPAKRPRLSDPQDSGCRASSRGASDGVGNTVRPGDQGSSSQPNSEERKGREHVLQDGREK